In the genome of Aedes aegypti strain LVP_AGWG chromosome 2, AaegL5.0 Primary Assembly, whole genome shotgun sequence, the window gaatttctgaagaaatccctggaagaatcctacaagaaatatttggaaaaatcatAGATGAGTTCTTGAAGCTTTTCTTCTGGGAATCTAAGCAAAACTTGAAGCACAATTGGAATAGTCTCTGAATGTTGCTCTGAAACCTTTGgacttattctacgagtggcatgAGGTGAGatttgtcggtctcgtatagctgGTGACAATACTTCACCTCgttatacgacaccgacaattataacctcacgccactcgtagaataaaccgaataaaattaagaatgtttagagacttgcattaaaatagtgaccaagtctctaaaaagagacctgctaccagccctgtaatgGATCAAATTGTCGGTCTAACACTAAACCGAAAATTACCTTTGTATATAACTTTCACAGCATTTTCAATACGTTATGTTAAACATAGTTTCGAAAGTAACTACTTTCGAAAAACTATTGGGAACAATTATATCGGATGTCGCTATTCGGTTTGcgacaaaaactactatttgtTTGCATTACTTATTGCTCGCTATTCATGCAGAAGTTGTATCCTTGATTTCTTGTCCCGTTGGCTTGTGAAATCTTCCACACCGGAGATGAAATCTGTACCATTTGTTCCATCACATCTGCACATACACTACGATTTTGATGAACCGCGTCTTAGCACTTCAGTAGTggcgctgttgtattttatacaacactgctgaaaagAAACCTCGCTCTGCGTTCACAACAacagcgcggtggttctgacgggTGCAAACCGCTCGACGACCGGAAGGCTAATCTAATCAGATCGGATTTTCTCATAATTTCAGCATAATATCCACAAGTTGTTCGTTTTCAGATTAATTCACCTTCCAGAAGATGGATCTCCTTCTTTATTCCACACACTTTTCTCATCCTTTCCCTTTTTTGCATACACGGATTCCTGGTTGCTCTAGGGGGCACAATCCAGCAGCTTTTTTGTACGAGTGCCGATGTATGACGATGATTTAAAGTAACGTTTCATTCACTTATTGGTATTAGGTAAATCATTCGATGGAATACAGCCTTTCTTTTTACATTTCGCGCAGACGACGAACAGCGGAACGGACCGAGGCCGCAGCAGTGGTCGAGTACACCCAGGCACCGCCAGCGACGACGCGCTTGCATCGCTTGCAGGACCAGATTCCGACGCAGGAACGCTTCATAGCATCCTGCAATGTAGAAAAATGGAATCAATGACTGCCGAATAGAATGAATTTCGGTAGAAGTTCTTACCTTTCCGCAGAATGTGCAGGTGTACTTTGCGTGCTGGGTGATTTCCATTTTCTTCACCATCTTACGCAGGGAGGCACCATATCGGGTACCATATTTACCGACGATTCCGACTTTCCTGGTGCGCTTGGCCTGTTGTAGAAGAAAACAAGATTACTTATCTGGCAAATTCCGGCCCCGGAAAGTTTGTTGACATCCAATTTCACATAACCCCTCCTCACATACAACACTCTCTCGACACAGACACAAAATCGGATCGCATCAACTCCGGTTCCGAGTCATCACGAAAATACCGATTTTCCCACTAAACTCCCCGCACAATTCACACAAATTCCACATAATCAGACAGCCCGTCATTTGCGCTAAACGATCCACACAAAAAACTAACCATTTTATCGAAATGTTactaaatttgattgaaatttaaaagCTGACACGAAATGTGTGCAGTTTCTTCAATCGAAGATGACGGAAAAAGAGAGAGAACGAAAACAGGCGGAAGTGGTTAGCCTGTCAGGGTGACAGTTTGGCAGCGTGCTTGGGCGCTGAGCGCTGCGAAACAGGAAAGGGACCGGTGAACGCGATCCGTATGGTGGGTGGACGGTGGGCTTTCGGCGCAGAATTGCTCGCAAATTTCAACCAAGAAGTTGTCGCGCTTGTCATTTtcgtttttaaaaaatcatttcttgagcatttcttgcaagaaattttcccttaaggggagtatgcacttcaacagaaaagtaatcgcctatctcgatgcgtgaaaAATTTGTTGCAAGAAAttgtcaagaaaagcatttttctttgatcgcagaacgcagttgaaaaaaatggcattttaaatgaagctcactgtagaaatttcttgagcatTTTTTCCACAGAAACttttattgcgatttttttcaccacttAGACTTTAGTGATCTGAATTTCGTCTTTCTCAGATTTCGCCTTCGATTTCGCTGCCCCTTTTCGATCACCGCCGCCCATGCAATTATCCTGATGTTCATGACAGATTTCTCCGGCCGGCTCAATGTTTACCATTTTTTCTTTGTTCTCGACTCACCAGCTGGTTTTGTGTACACAACAAAACCAGCTGGTCCTCCGATGTTTACAGTCATCGTCATTGTTCTCATGCTCCAGCTGATCGTGTTCTCGCTGGTAGTGACTGAAATCAAGGATGAAAGGTGGatggtgtttgaaaatgtaccagaagtacattattggcagcttctcaatttcgtcatgaaagtctaatcattcgtgaaaattacaatactTCACACGCTAAAAAATACACTTTGCTAACCGTGACTGTTAAAGTTTTACATAtgggtttttttttcgtcaCAACTcgatgcaaaaaaatattaaacaatgcaaaagttttgatgatgtttgTCGGTCGAATAATTGAAGATTTTAATCCTATagttaaaagaaaaaataatatttattatgtaattttacagtacacaatgaatattttttttttttggtgtctGTCATGTCaagtgtagaaaaaaaaacaaaaaaaaagtctggAGTAAACAAATTTTGGACTGTG includes:
- the LOC5577566 gene encoding 60S ribosomal protein L37a; translated protein: MAKRTRKVGIVGKYGTRYGASLRKMVKKMEITQHAKYTCTFCGKDAMKRSCVGIWSCKRCKRVVAGGAWVYSTTAAASVRSAVRRLREM